The DNA region CTCGCCGCGGCGCACGCTGCTGACGCTGCGCGTCGGGCTGCGCGAGAACCGGCGGCACTGGACGCGCTTCTTGCGCGAGTTCACCATTGAAGTGCTGCGCCTGAAGACCGCCGCAATACGTGGAGAAGGCGCATGAGCGAACACGATCCGAATCTCCCGCTCGTAACGATCGTCACGCCGTCATACAACCAGGGCCGCTTCATCCGCGAAACGATCGAAAGCGTCCTCAACCAAGATTACCCGAACATCGAGTACATCGTCATCGATAACGCGTCGACCGACAGCACGGCCGACGTGATCAAGCCATATCTGAAACGGCTGACGTATATTTCCGAGCCCGACAACGGACAGTCCCACGCGATCAACAAGGGTTTTGCGCTCGCGCGCGGCTCGATCGTGGCGTGGTTGAATAGCGACGACGTCTTTCTGCCTGGAGCGGTCTCAAATGCCGTAGCGGCCTTTACGGCGCATCCCGAAGCGGCCGTCATTTACGGCGAAGGCTTTCAAATCGACGTTGACAGCAACGTAAAACAGCGGTTTCCGTTCACGCAGCATTTCGATCGCTGGAAACTCGTCTTTCTTTCCGATTACATCTTGCAGCAGACGGTTTTCTTTCGCAAAGCGGCGCTGGACGACGTCGGGCCGCTGCGCGAAGATCTGGACTGGGTCATGGATTGGGAGATTCTGATCCGATTGGCCAAGAAATACGAATTCATCCAGCTGCCCGATTACCTGGGATCGTTGCGCGAGCACGAAGCAGCCAAGACTTCGCAAGGCGGCATTGTGCGCGCCGGCGAGATCAGGCGCATGCTTGCCGAGCATTGCCGGATGCCCTTCCCGCCGGGCTACCAAGTGTACGGGTTCGTCACCTACGAGCACGTGTGGACCAAGACGATCGAAGCGTGGCCGAAGTGGCTGGAACCGCTAGGCACGTTTCTCTGCAAGGCGATTCGGAAGGTCCTATTCAAGCTCGTAAACCGCGCGATGGTGCACGGTCAGCGTTGGTATCGCGACCTTTGGATGGCGCCGCGAGCGCAGGTGATGCTCTCCGAGGGCAGCGGCGAAGCGATCATGCACGGACAGGTTCCAGGGAACATCCCGGGCCTCGAGAAACAGCGCGTCCGCGTCCTCAATCGCGGAATGGTTCTCGCGGACGAGGCGTTCGGTCACGGGAAATTCGAGCTCCGGTTCGCGGTACCCGAACAGCCCGCAGGGACGTCCCCAATACTGGATATAGAAGCATCGGAAAGTTTTGTTTTGGCAAAAATCGGCCTCTCCACCGACAAACGCACGCTCAGTTTCAAAATGTTTGACATAGGATGGGTTCATCCGAAGACTTTCGCACTCTCAGCCCCGCTCGCACAGAGCGCATAAGGAACAATTGTGAACAAAAGATCAGCACGTTCTGCCGCACTCGCCTTTTTAGCGAGCACGGCCATTGGAATCGCCGGCTGCGGAAATCCGTCAGCGGGTCCCTCGCCTGCGCCAAGCGCTTCGAACGATATCGTCAGAACGGGCGACGGCGTTCGCCTCGGGTCAGGATGGTGGCCGGTCGAATTTCACAATGGGCTGACATTCCGCTGGGTAACGAACGACGCGGAAGTGACAGCTTGCCCCGACGCCAACAATCGCACGCTGGCCATGATGATCGAACCCGGCCCGGGCGTGCGCAGCAAGCCGTTTACGTTGCATGTCCTTGGCAACCACGGCGACAGCGAAACGTCGGTCGTGAAAGCGGGCCAATATGTGAAGGTTACGGTGAACCAAAATGCGCCCGCAGAAACGTTCGTACTGCACGCGGATAGCCCGAATATCCCAACGCCTCGCGACCCGCGCCACGTGCTAAACTTCCGCGCGCGCAGCATCATCTTGGGCTCTTCGGCCGGCGACTGCAAGAACGAGATCGTGTATGACGCGTCGCCTTTGGCAGTGGGCAAGAACTGGTACCCGTATGAAACGTTCAACGGGCAGAGTTTCCGCTGGGTCGACAACGACGCCCAAGTCACACTGACCGCCGCGCAGCCGCGGCCTTTCGTCCTTGAAGCCGAAGTGGAACCGGGTCCGAGTCTCGGCGGCGCGCCGCTGGCGATCGCCGTGCGCAATGCCTCCGGAAAAACCATCGTGCAAAGCGCTCCGGTAAAAGGCCGCAACTACGTTTCGCTGCGGATTCCGGCCCAGCCTAAAGGCACCGTCCTGGCCCTTGCCGTCAACAGCAAGAACGTCAAAGTCGCCAACGACAAACGCACGCTGAACTTCCGAGTCTTCGGGTTGAAGATCAAGCCTTAAGAGTTAGCGATGGCTGCAAAAACGCTCAAGGAGCTGCGCGACATTCTCGCACGGCAACGGCGCCGCGACAAAGAGATGCGCGCGCAGCTCCAAAAACTCGCGAAGCTTCCATCGGGAAATCTCAGCGATGCGTTCGCATCTGCGCTCGAGGAACGGGATCGCCGGCTCGCCGAGCTGCAGCGCGAAGCCGATCAGCGCCTCGCAGAGCTGGAGGAGACGAAAACCGAAGCCGACACGCGTCTGAGATCCGCCGATCGCCGCTTGCAACAGCTCAACGACGCGGTTGCCGAGTCAGAGCGGCTGAGAGCGCACGCCGAGAACCTGCAGCAACTCCTCGAAAGGAGCAACGACGCGGTCGAGCGCACCGACAAGGCGCTCAAGGAAATAACCGTTGAAGCGCAGCGGCGAGAAACGTTGCTCGTCGAAAGCAATCAGATGATCGCCCAGCTGGACGCCGCGCTGCGCGCCAAAGACGCCGATTTGGCGGTGTCGCAGAGCCAGGCCGCGGAACTGAACGCGCTGTTGCACGCGTCGGCCGATACGCAAGTGGCGGCGCTTCTGGCGCAGATCGAGTCCTTGCAAACGCAACTCCAGATCATGACCCAAGCCGCGCAAGAACGTCTGGTCGCGCTCGAAAGCAACGCGCAGGCCGTGCGGGACCTTCAGGCCAGACTGGCGTCCGGCTCAGGGGCTTAAGGCGCGCTCGGCAATGTGGACGGCGTTTTCCAACGCCTCCAACCGTTCTTGCGCGACCTCTTCGAGCAGCTGATTTTTTTTGGTGAGCGCGTCAACCGTGGCTTGCAGTCCTTTAGAATCTTTCTTCGATCCGACGGCGCCTTCATCGAGGCCGGCGACCCGTTCCGGGACAGTTTTCCACCAATCGCTGCTCTTCTCGTAGCCCAAATCTTTGAGCAGATCGGGGCATGCAGCCTCAAAGCGCTGCGCGAGGCTCCGGTCGAAGTAATTTTTCCAGTCGCCGGCCTTGCCGTTACGGTAGTGGCTGAACTCTTGCTTGTCGCCGGGCTTGCGGCCGCCGCTTCGCGTTGTGAACGACAGGCGGTCGATGACGGTTTGGAGGACGTCGTCCGGAGCCTTCCACCCGAAAAAATCGAGAATGCTGCGAAACGCTTTCTTTTGATCGGCTATGATCCATTCGTACGTCAGCACGTACTCGGTCTTCGTCTTCGGCTTCTTCGCCCACGAGCGCTGCGCTGCCGATGACTCCCAAAATGTGTACATGGCGACTTCGAGCTTGCCACGGAGATCGAGCGCCAGCATCGTCGGACGGATGATTTGAATGTGCTCTTCCGTGACGTGGCTGTATGCGGTTGAAAACGCCCAGGAAACGATCGAGTCACGCGGATCTCGCAGGACGGCAATACAGCGGTCGTCTTTACCGGCATAGGTTTTCCAAGCTGAGTAGCCGACGTGATAGATGGGAGCGACAAACGAGCCTTCGGGTTCTTTCGCAAAGTCTGCAATGCTGTACATGCCGCCGGGCGGCGGCGCCAAGCGCAGCCCGCGCTGTAACGAAAAGATGTCCGGATCGCTCAGGACATCTTTTATCCATTGGCTGCCGGCTTTACCGAGGGTTATGTGCGCAAATCGCACGGTCGATCTCTTTAGGCTGTGCCGGCGTATTGGAAGACGCGGAAGTTCAGTTCACGCGGATCACCCGGCGTCTTGTGTCCTTTGGAATCAACGCGCAGAATCAGCTCGACCCGCTCGCCCTTCGGGATGGGAACGTCCACACGTTGCCGGTCCGTGACCTGGACGTCTGTCACCAGCTTGGTGTCGTTTCCGGTTTTCTGCAATACGTGTAAGACGAAGGGTTTGTTCTCGAGTCCCGGTCCGGACTGCAGATCGAGATCCAGGTGTTTCGTGCCGTCAGGATTGGAGATTGTGACCTTCGCATCGTTGCTCACCCAGCGGAACGAGGCGTCACCGTGTTTTTCAATCGGATGCCATCCCGTTCCCAATTCCATGTCCGCCGGCAAGACGTCGCGATCGGCCCGCTGGACAGCTGCTTCAAAAACGCGGAAGTTCAGGATGCGCGCATCGTTGGCAATCGTACGTCCGCCGCCCTCGACATGAAAAATCAAACGGTAGATTTTCGGACCCGCCGGCGGCAACTCGATTCGAATGGGCTGTTTCCCGCGCACGTCAGCGCGCGCAATCTCTTTGCCGCTCTCCATGACCTGCAGCGTAAACGGTTTCAACCCTACGCCGGGACCGGGTTCTAACGTAAGCACCAGCGCGTGACGCACCGGCTGCAAGGCCACCACCAAAAGTTCCGCGTCGTTGCTTGCCCAACGAAAGCGCGTACCGGCGAAAGACTCGACCGGGTACCATCCGCGGCCGAGGGCCAAATCGGGCGATTCGGCGATAATATCAGGAACAGCAGCTGTCATAGCCATACCCTAAATCTTCCCCGGTCCCATGGCACAACCTGTCGGGATTATGAAGACTTTACGCCCTCTCAACGAGGGGTTCGGTACGAATTCGGAACCCAGCGGCCTGCGCGTCGCGGTGGAACATCTTGACCGTATCGAGTGAGTACTCGGTGAGATCTTTGTTCACGAGTGCGAGTTTGGCCAAAATATCGTTGGTCACGGTTATGATGTGGCAACCGATCTCGTCAGCTTGAAAGACGTTGAGGAGCTCGCGCGGGCTGGCCCAAATCAGTTCCACCTTAGGGTACGCGGCGAGGACTTGGAGCGCTTCGCGCATGAGCGGAATAGGGTCCCGTCCGGTGTCGGCAATGCGGCCCGCGAAAATCGAGACGCATGCAGGCGTGGCGGAATCGAGTGCGCCGCACACTTCGCGCACCTGATCGACGGTCATCATGGCCGTGACGTTCAGCTT from Candidatus Rubrimentiphilum sp. includes:
- a CDS encoding glycosyltransferase family 2 protein codes for the protein MSEHDPNLPLVTIVTPSYNQGRFIRETIESVLNQDYPNIEYIVIDNASTDSTADVIKPYLKRLTYISEPDNGQSHAINKGFALARGSIVAWLNSDDVFLPGAVSNAVAAFTAHPEAAVIYGEGFQIDVDSNVKQRFPFTQHFDRWKLVFLSDYILQQTVFFRKAALDDVGPLREDLDWVMDWEILIRLAKKYEFIQLPDYLGSLREHEAAKTSQGGIVRAGEIRRMLAEHCRMPFPPGYQVYGFVTYEHVWTKTIEAWPKWLEPLGTFLCKAIRKVLFKLVNRAMVHGQRWYRDLWMAPRAQVMLSEGSGEAIMHGQVPGNIPGLEKQRVRVLNRGMVLADEAFGHGKFELRFAVPEQPAGTSPILDIEASESFVLAKIGLSTDKRTLSFKMFDIGWVHPKTFALSAPLAQSA
- a CDS encoding sulfotransferase domain-containing protein, which produces MRFAHITLGKAGSQWIKDVLSDPDIFSLQRGLRLAPPPGGMYSIADFAKEPEGSFVAPIYHVGYSAWKTYAGKDDRCIAVLRDPRDSIVSWAFSTAYSHVTEEHIQIIRPTMLALDLRGKLEVAMYTFWESSAAQRSWAKKPKTKTEYVLTYEWIIADQKKAFRSILDFFGWKAPDDVLQTVIDRLSFTTRSGGRKPGDKQEFSHYRNGKAGDWKNYFDRSLAQRFEAACPDLLKDLGYEKSSDWWKTVPERVAGLDEGAVGSKKDSKGLQATVDALTKKNQLLEEVAQERLEALENAVHIAERALSP
- a CDS encoding transaldolase; this encodes MIPDRVTALKVKLFADGADKAGILEMYEKPYIKGFTTNPTLMRKAGIEDFETFARDILSVVPDRPISFEVFADEFDEMERQARWIATWGENVYVKIPVTNTRSESSAPLIGRLSRDGIKLNVTAMMTVDQVREVCGALDSATPACVSIFAGRIADTGRDPIPLMREALQVLAAYPKVELIWASPRELLNVFQADEIGCHIITVTNDILAKLALVNKDLTEYSLDTVKMFHRDAQAAGFRIRTEPLVERA